Below is a genomic region from Variovorax sp. J2L1-78.
GGGCCTGTCGGCCGCGCCCTGCTGGCGCCGCGTGCGGGCGCTGGAAGAGTCCGGCTTCATCAAGGGCTATTACGCCGAGATCGACCGCCGCAAGATCGGCCTGGGCGTGCTCGCCTTCGTGCGCCTGGACACCGAACGTGCCAATAGCGAGGTCACGAAGAAGATCGAGGAGGCGATCCGCAAGCTGCCCGAGGTCATCGCCTGCCACTACATCAGCGGCACCGGCATGTTCGAGCTGCAGGTGGTCGCGCAAGACCTCGACGCCTTCTCGCGCTTCGCGCTCAACAGCCTGATGCACCTGCCCAACGTGAAGGACCTGCACACCAGCTTCTCGCTGGGGGAGGTGAAGGCGAGCCATGCGTTGCCGCTCGGGCATCTGACGAGGTAACGGCCGTGCGGTCGCGCGAGATGCGCGATTCGTGGCATCTGTCACGCCTGCGAAGGCCTAAAACACTCCGCTGCTACTTTCGGTGACCTGTGCCATCGG
It encodes:
- a CDS encoding Lrp/AsnC family transcriptional regulator; protein product: MESLDKFDLAILKELQTDGRLTNAELAQRVGLSAAPCWRRVRALEESGFIKGYYAEIDRRKIGLGVLAFVRLDTERANSEVTKKIEEAIRKLPEVIACHYISGTGMFELQVVAQDLDAFSRFALNSLMHLPNVKDLHTSFSLGEVKASHALPLGHLTR